A stretch of Carnobacterium iners DNA encodes these proteins:
- a CDS encoding PTS system mannose/fructose/sorbose family transporter subunit IID has product MVEKIILTKRDRLAVAWRSTFIQGSWNYERMQNGGWAFSMIPAIKKLYTTQEDRAAALKRHLEFFNTHPYVASPIIGVTLALEEERANGMPVDDVAIQGVKVGMMGPLAGVGDPVFWFTVRPMLGALGASLALGGSILGPIIFFVAWNAIRWGFMWYTQELGYKAGSKITDDLSGGVLQDITKGASILGMFVLASLVQRWVTVSFKPVVSEVQLDKGAYIEWDQLPAGAEGMRQAIEQVNSGLALSSTKVTTLQNNLDQLIPGLAALGLTFLCMWLLNKKVSPIIIILGLFVVGIGGHLIGLL; this is encoded by the coding sequence ATGGTAGAAAAAATTATATTAACTAAAAGAGATCGTTTAGCCGTTGCGTGGCGCTCTACATTTATCCAAGGTTCTTGGAATTACGAACGTATGCAAAATGGTGGTTGGGCTTTCTCAATGATTCCCGCAATTAAAAAATTATATACAACACAAGAAGATCGTGCAGCAGCACTTAAACGTCACTTAGAGTTCTTTAATACTCATCCCTATGTTGCTTCACCAATTATTGGTGTTACTTTAGCGCTAGAAGAAGAACGTGCAAATGGTATGCCAGTTGATGATGTAGCAATACAAGGAGTAAAAGTAGGAATGATGGGACCGTTGGCTGGTGTCGGCGATCCAGTATTCTGGTTTACTGTACGTCCAATGTTAGGTGCTCTAGGAGCATCATTAGCATTAGGTGGAAGTATTCTTGGACCAATTATTTTCTTCGTAGCTTGGAATGCTATTCGTTGGGGATTCATGTGGTACACACAAGAACTTGGCTATAAAGCAGGTTCTAAAATTACCGATGATCTTTCAGGCGGAGTATTACAAGATATTACTAAAGGAGCGTCTATCCTTGGTATGTTTGTCTTAGCCTCGCTAGTACAGCGGTGGGTAACGGTTAGCTTTAAACCAGTTGTTTCTGAAGTTCAATTAGATAAAGGTGCCTATATTGAATGGGATCAACTTCCAGCAGGAGCAGAAGGCATGCGTCAAGCAATTGAACAAGTCAATTCAGGTTTAGCTCTTTCTTCTACAAAAGTAACAACATTACAAAATAACTTAGACCAGTTAATCCCAGGATTAGCAGCATTAGGATTAACATTCTTGTGTATGTGGTTATTAAACAAAAAAGTTAGCCCAATCATTATCATTCTTGGTTTATTCGTAGTTGGTATTGGTGGACACTTAATCGGACTTCTATAA